From the genome of Tsukamurella pulmonis:
TCGCCGACCTCGCATCACTGCCCTTCGGCCGAGCGCTCGTCTTCGCATCCGGCATGCGCGCGGCGCTGGTCCGCACGCCGGGCTGGTACGAGGATCCCAAGCGGGCGGCGCTGCAGAAGGCGATCGACGACGGTGAGCTGCGGGCACTGACCTTGGAGGCAGCGTGACCACCCCGCCCTTGCCCGGGATGGGCGCGCCGCCCTCGCTGGCGGATGCGATGCGCCCACACGTCGACGCTCTCCTCAAGCTCAACACGACGCGGGAGGTCAGCAAGACCTTCGGCAGACCGCTGCTCGAGGAGATCAACGACCTCGTCGAGTCCTCCGAGGCCTTGACGATCTTCGAGGCCGACGTCCAGCGAGGCCTTAAGGAGGTCCTGACGCAGGACCGCGTCGACGACGCCGTGGTCGACGCGATCACGGACCTGCTGTATCCGCCTGAGCCACCGGAGCTGGCATTTCCTGATCTAGGCGCCTTCGTGGAGGGCTACGTCGTTCGCGTGTACCGCCGCGAGGTCGAGTTCGGCACGGCGCACATCTGGTGCCCGAGCTGGTTCGAGCACGAACCGCTCGTAGTGGCCATGCAGTGCCTGTGGTCCGCGTTCGAGACCTACAGGCGCGATCCGGGGATCGGCCCGCTGGTCTTCCACCGGGACGGTCTGCTGCCGATCATGAACGCCTACACCCACCCCGACGGCCCGCTCAAAGGCTGCTCGGTGCTCGAAGGCCATCTGCCCGACAAGATGCTCAAGCCGTTGCCGTGCAACCCCATCCCCGAGGACCTGTTCAAGCCGACCCCGGCGGAGATGGCCGGCATGCCGACTGCTCCTCCCGAACTTCCCAACACCCCCCTACTGACAGGAGCTTCCGATGAGTAACGAAGACCATGGCGCCGCCGAGTCCGAGGCGATGGGCTCGGCCGGCCAGGTGCTCCGCACCGTCATGATGATGGCCGGCCAGTTCGCGCAGATCCGGGCCGGTGTTGCGCAGCGGCGCGCGCAGGAACAGGAGCGGCAGGAACGCGAGGAGCAGGCTGCGCTCCGCGAGGAGGAGAGGCAGATCGAGGCTGAGAAAGCCGCCGATCTGGCCGCCCGCAAGGAGGTCAAGCAGATCAAGGATCGCGCCCTTCGAGAACGCGACCAGCGGATCCGCGACCACACGATCAACGAGCGCACCGAGACTCGGCGCCAGCACGAGGCGCAGCGCCGGATCGCCGAGCACCACCTGCAGCGCGCCGATCGGGATCAGGACTTCTTCGAGACCGCGACACCCGAGGAGATCGCCCTCCGGTACCGCCAGGCGGTCGAGTTCAACGACGAGTCCGGCATCGCGCAAACGATGCGCTCGAAGATCGAGGAGTTCGCCAAGAGCAAGGGCGTCGACCTCACCGACTCACCCGACGAAGAGAAGGCGGACCTCGCCGCGATCCTCGCGAAGGCGATGAACCCCAACCGCGACCAAGAACGCGACGACGATCCCGACGGGAAGCAGCGCATCGCTGAGGCACTCGTCGCAGGCGCCGATGCAGACGACCGCGCCGCGGCCGCGGAGCGGTCGGCGAGCACGAAGCTCGAACCGCAGGAACTCAGCGAGATCGCGCAAGCCAAGCGCGAGGAGATCCAGGCGGTGCTCAACAACCTCGCCGCCAAGCGCGGCAACCCAAGCTCTCCCACGGCCGCCACCAAGAAGTCCGCGCCGGCCGCCACCCGCCCGGACCGGGCAAGCGCGATCCTCAACGCGGCCAAGGTTCGCGCGGACGAGCGGGCGTCTGTGGCGCCCTACGACAGTGCCGATCGGCGAGCCGCGACCGCACAGCACCTCGAGGAGAACACCACCGCAAGCGCGGATGCGATCCAGGCCCGGATGAGTGCGGACATCTCGTCGGCACAGCCGGTGCAGACCGCCCTCGGCGCGAAGGTCCGCCAGCCCACCGCGAACAAGTCCGGTCAGGTCCGAGACCTGAGCCAGAAGGTCAGTGCCCGCGAGCGGCAGGAGCCGGGCCGGTAGGCCCACCACCGAGGAAGGAAGATCACCATGACCGACAACAACATGCCCGAGGACACCGGATCACCCGAGTTCGTGGGCACCACGGCGCAGCATCCCGACCGATACCCGTTCGTCGCCGGGACGGCACCGTCGTCACGTGCAGAGCGCGGGAGACGCCGACGGATCGCAGGGGCGGTGGCGGTGCTCGCGGCGGCCGGCGCCGCGGCATTGATC
Proteins encoded in this window:
- a CDS encoding DUF4913 domain-containing protein, whose protein sequence is MTTPPLPGMGAPPSLADAMRPHVDALLKLNTTREVSKTFGRPLLEEINDLVESSEALTIFEADVQRGLKEVLTQDRVDDAVVDAITDLLYPPEPPELAFPDLGAFVEGYVVRVYRREVEFGTAHIWCPSWFEHEPLVVAMQCLWSAFETYRRDPGIGPLVFHRDGLLPIMNAYTHPDGPLKGCSVLEGHLPDKMLKPLPCNPIPEDLFKPTPAEMAGMPTAPPELPNTPLLTGASDE